The Paraburkholderia hospita DNA segment GGGAATCAACAACGTGGTCGAGTTCGTTCGCATCTACGCAGCCATCTGCTGGATGATTCGCCGCATTGACGATACAGCGCACTCGACGAAGAACCCGGATATCCTCGCCCTGTCAAAGGCTGGTCTGGAGAAAATCCAGCTGCTGCTGACCTGGTACAACGGGAACAATGGCGTGAAGGGGCTCGCTGGAAGGAATCGGCGCTATCCGCCAGACAACAGTCGCGTGACCCTGAGTTTCGAGAAGATTCCGAGCGAGCGTGTTGCGCGCCTGCTCGAGGCGGAACCGACGGCAGATATCGCAGACCCGGGCATTCACTATCTGACGCCCGTACAGTACCGGCCCAGTCTCGAAGGTGGGCTGGCGTTCATCCGTGAGAGCCGCGAGGCGCGCGGCACGTACATCCTGACGGCGGCCGGAAAGAAGCTCGCGGACGCCTACGAACAGGCGATTTCCGGGTCGAAATGGTGCGACTGGCTTGCGGACCTCAACAAGGTGACCACGTGCCGTGAAGAGGTCGCAGAGATGGGCGACGTCCTGGACGTGCGCACGCCGTCGCAGCAGGAACGTGAGGTGTTCGCGCGCGCCTACTATCCAGAAGTCAGCGAGGACGTCACGGGCGCGAAGGTCCCCTACCGGTGCAACGGCATCACGCTAGTGCTGCGCGCACTGGAAGCGGAACAGGATAGCCCGCGCGAGCCTGAGCAACATGGCATCGAGGTCGACGCGATTCGGTACACGATGGCGCGCGGCACAACACTTCAGGGTGTGGCGGTAAATCTTGACGGCCTCGAGGAGGTTCACGGCTGGTGGATGAACCTGCAGTTGAAGGAGCTTTCCCGGCTCGCGCTCGACAGCCTGTCGCGTAACGTCGCGAGCTGGATTCACGATGCGGTGACCGACGAGCGCCCGCGCCGGGACATCGTCGCGTGTGCCGACGGCCTTGGCGAGCGAATGGAGCGCGCGTTGCCTGAAGCGCATCGGAAACGCGTGGGCAGCTATGTCGAGCATCTTGAAGACCAACGCGGCACAGCAAAGACGTTCTACGAGGCGGGGCTCAAGGTGCCTGCTTTGCGCGTCGAGGAGATGCTCGGCCAGTTACTGAAGGTCTGCAACTTCAGTCAGCGTACGCCGCAAGAATCGGATGCGCTCGTCGAGGCGTACAAGGCGCTTGTGTACTGCGCGGTCGAGGCCCGTCAGCACCTGTCCAATCCCTATGTGCAGCAGACTGTGCCGCCTGTGGACCGCCTGTCGTTGCAGACGCTGCGCGGCCTGCTTGAGCGCTTCGAGGACGAGCGGCCGGCGGCGTTTCTGGCACACATCGTCCAGTTCTACGTGGTGCTGTTGCATTTCACGGTCGCTCGCGACCGGACCATTCAGGCACGAGACGGACGTAACCGGTTCATTTTTACCGTCGGCGAGAACGGACTGCAGCGCGTCACCGCGAAAGGTCCTATCCCGAATGTGGACCTCGGGCTTGCGCGGTTCAGGCTGCGTCAGGCGCTCCTGCTGCTCGCGCAATGCCAGTTCGTAGAGACGGCCGACGAGGGCAAAACCTTCGCGCTGACTAGGGCGGGACGGCTGCGACTTGTGCGCGGCACCCCTGATTTCGGGTTTTCTGCGGCGGCGTAGGGACACCACTAGCCGCTTCTTACGCAAGTATCCATTTCCGACAATCGAGCTGCCCGCATCAAGCGCTTGGGCAGGTCTCGACAGGACCGCGCCCGGGGCATCCGCGTACCGCTGACGTCCCTCAAAATTCGCCTTGCGGCGCGTAGTTTTCTTTGCGGACAATGGCGGCGCGCCTCCACGGCGCACTCATAACTCTAAAAAATTCAATTGCGTGCCTGGACTGCAATACCGCCGGGCCTTACAAGCGAAAGCAGCGTGTCAGATGTTCTGACGGCGTATGCATCTTTCCAGACCTGTCACTGAAGACAGGCATATCTGGGCGTTGCCGCCCAAACTAAAACTGATTGCTGTAACGCTCCGGTGCCAAGCGCGCGCTGGTGCAATCAGCCTTTGCATGCGCTGCCGGAGCGTCATGAGGTTTTGCAATGCAAACTGAGAAGCTGCGGCACGACTGCAATTACCGGCCCATCGCCTGCCCGACCTGCGAAGGCGACAACCCGACGCTATTCCAGGCGTTCGCGAGCAACCAGATGCTCGATGACTTTGGGGGCGACTGCATCGACGAACTGACCGACAACGACTTGCGCAACAACCAGGCGCCAGGCTATTCCTGGGTCGAAGGGCATTGCCTGGATTGCAATGGCGCGGATGACGGCAACTGCGGCGATGGCGAGGACTTCCACGACTGAGACAGCCGCATGCTGCGCTTCGTGCGACAGCGTGCGGCTTCTCTCTGTTTGCGCCACCCCGGTCAGGCCGCTTTGGCATCCGCTGGGTAGGTGTCGCGGAAAAATTTGAGAAGGTTCTTCTGGTCGTGCTTGCTCAGGGCTTTGACGAAGTAAAAGGCCATCGCTTCGATGGCGCGCGTGCGCGTGACCCCATAACCGAACGTGGCACGTGCCCAATCCATTGCACGCGCGGCGTGCTCATCATCGACGGAGTGAACGCCTCCTTGCCATTCGATATAGCAGTCAAGCGCGACAGATGGGTCCCACGGTTTGCCCGATACGTGCTGACACCGGTCGTCAGTGATGGGAAAACGTTCGGGGTCGTAGAAGTGCAGGAACTTCGAGCCCGCCATCATGGAGTCATTGACCAGGTTTCTCGCGAGACGACTCAACAGCCGCTCGTCGGTGCCGTCGTTAAGCGCAACAGCAAGCGCCTGTGCAACAGTTACGTCCACGACATATCTATTACGACGGCGTGCTATCCAGGTGTAGACGATGGCCACGCATTCGATGACTTTCTCTGCCGTCCAGGCCTTGGCGCGCGTGACCGCGGCGAAGGTTTCGAGATGGCCACGGTACGTCGCGATGTAGGCGTCCTTGCGCAGCACACCGGGTTTGGTGTTGTCGACGATGTAGTGAAGCCGCTTGGCGATTGCCGGGGCATTTGCACGCATGGGCATGGTGGTCACCTCAGTGGTTGGGAGGGGCTCGACTGTGCTCCGCGGCCGCTGATATAGCAACCTGTTGTTGTTTGCACACCATGTTCGAGTAGCCCGCCGGATTGACGGGCACAACACTTTTCTTCATAGACGCAAGACCTTAGACCGTCGGCGTAAAGCCGCGCCTAGTTCGAGCTCCGTTGCCTCCACTCCGTGGCTTGTATTCGCAACGAGGGTACGACGAGCACGCCTCGAACACCCCATATGGGCCAGTTCTCTGCACGATAACGCCGATTTCGCATGCGGGGCAACGTTCCTCCTCAATCACTTCGCCGCTGGTTGCCTCGACCTTCAAAGCCCTATCTTTGACGAGCTCATTCAGGAACGAAGAGGTTTCCCCCTTCACTGTGAACAATGCAACAGAACGCCGCGCGCGAGTCAGTGCGACGTAGAACAGCCGCCGCTCCTCACACAGAGGATAAGTGTCGCCCGTTGGCATCGCCATTGCCAGAACCGGGTCGTCCACCCTCGTGCTGGGAAAGGCGCGGCTCAGCATTGCCGGCAAGATGACGTAGTCGGCTTCGGCGCCTTTCGAGCGGTGCATGCTCAAGAAGGAAAGCGAGATGAGACGACCATACCGCGCTCGCCAATTGCTCGGGACATGTGAGATGTCTCGGTTGTAGCGGCCGAGAACGAAAACAGTCACTTTCCCTTCTCGAGCGTGCGGCACTCTGCCTTCCATCAGGTCCCGGTACAGCTGCGCAAGGTACGTATCAATCGCGACAGACAGTTCCTCTTTGTTGTCTACCTGAAATGCCTTTAGGACCGGACCCATCGCCGGGGCCACTGAATGGACTTTCTTCGTCAGCTGGTTTGGGTTCTTGCTGATGAATCGACTGGACACATCACATAGCTCCTGGGGGCAACGGAACGTCTGCTCCAGCTTGAGCACTTCAGAGTTGCCGAACCAATCTGCGAAGTCGGTCATGACTGAGATGTCAGAGCCAGCAAAGCGGTTAATCGATTGCCAGTCGTCGCCGACGGCAAAGAAGAAGCGCCCGCGGCGATTGACCAAAGCCCGGCAAAGACGCGCACGTGCACGCGAGGCATCCTGGAATTCGTCGGCCATCACGAGTTCGAATGGTGACTCGTAACGGCCAGCCTCCAGATGCGCTGCCGCATGGTTTAGCATATCCTCGAAGTCGATGCCTCCTTCTGCGTCCAATGCATCATCCCACCCGCGAAGGACTGGGCCAACGATTTCGAGAAACATCATGTGTCGCTGAATTAACACGTCGCTGCTATCCACGTTCAGGCGTTGCGACAGGGCATCGACGGTCAAGCAGTTGCTCTTGGCGTGCGTGATGAAAATGCGGACCAAAGCAACAAGCTTCTCGTTGTCCATCGGCGGAAAGCCGCGCTCCGGTATGAGCCTATCCGGGTTAGGGTCCAGCGCAACGCCGCGTGCGGTCAACTGTTTGCCCAAGACGTCGTCCAGCGAGCGTGTTCGCAGTTGGTGCGAAGTCGTTTCAATCAGTTTCGTGCCGCGCCGCTTGTGTTCGGCACGCTTCCACGCTACGCCATCAAGATACCCGGTGAACTCCGCTGGGGGCTCGCCGGCGGCGTTGAGCGCGAAGTGCTCGTGGTACACGCCGATGTCCGGGTAGTAGAAGTCAGGGAAATATTGACGATGGTCGGCCGTGGCGGTGTCGAATTCATATTCCCGCTCATACTCGTAGTTGACGCCGTTGTAGAACAGCCAGTCGCAAATTAGCCGTTCTTCGTGACTTCGCACGCGTTCGCCGCGAATCGCCTGCACGTAACCGTTGCCGTCTCGGTCCCAGCCGTCGAAGTCCGATGTGCTACCAAACTCAGGGAGGTCGCGGCCAAAGACAACGCGGAAGAGGTCCCATTTGGTACGGAATTCTGTGGAGCGGTCCTTCAGGTTGTCGACAATTGCTTCGAGTTTGCGCAGTCCGGCGGCTGCGTCAACCGCCCAGTCCGGCACGCTAGGCTTTCTTCCCGTGGCGTTGCCGATGATGCTCAAACCTAGACTATGGAACGTCCGGGCTTCTACCGCAACATCTTCCATACCCAGCCGGATGAACAAGTTGCCAGTGCGCTCCTGAAGCTCGTCGGCAGCTTTCTTGTTAAAGGCCAGCAGGAGAATCTGGTCGGGGCGAAAAATGCCGCGATGGACGGCGTACGCCGCCTTTGCAACCATGGTAGATGTCTTCCCCGACCCCGCTGAGGCAACAACGAGCACACGGTCGTCGAAACAGGTGACCGCGCGGGCCTGCTCTTCGGTCAGCGGTTTGCTCTCGACCTGGTCAAACAGGTCCTTGCAGGCGACCAGTTCTCGCCGCGTGTATTCTTCATTTTTCTGCGCCCAATAGGCTGGCCAGTCACGTCGCCAGATTCTGAGCACCGATTCGACGTAGTCCGCTTCGCCGGGAAGTCTGGCGCGAACCGAAGGGTCTCGAAAAAGCCTCCAGAGGTCCTCATCGGAGCGCTCAAGGTGCGGTCGCCGAGACTCGAATGCTGCCTGCCAGCTCTGGGGTATCCAGCGTCTGTCTTGCTCACATTGGGAAAGGTGAACGCCGCCCTCCTTCAGCCAGGTCAGTATCTGGCCGTACGCGCGGTCGAACAAATATGGCCGCTCGCACGTAGCAATAGTCTTCTCGAGTTTCCGCGCCTGTCCATTCGGCAGTCCATCGATGCGGATTGCGTCTGCTTGGCCGGCACGGAAAGTGATGTCTGCCCAAAGCACTCCCTGCTTGATAAGCGGTTGGCTCTTGCCATCCAGTGTAAGCCTGATTTTTACTTTGCCGTCGACGAAGAGGACCAGAGCGCCGTCTACCAGGCGCAGGACCCAGTTTTTCGATTTCGTGAATATCCGGCCATAGGGGGAGGGTATCCACTGGTTTTCGCTATCCGCATTAGTCATTGGGAGTAGTCGGCACGAAGCCAAGAGCAGGCAGGCGACGGCAACAGTTCGAGATAGCAGTAAGGTAGCCGACTTGCCGGGCAAACGAAAGCCGCTAAACCGGTGGCGCCCAAGTACAGCTCACGCGTGATTCTGATAGCAGAATTGACCTCCCGCGCGTCCACGCCTCCGCCTTCACTGGCTGTCGAGTCCTTACGACTAATCTCGTGTCGCGGATGGGCGTCGATAGCCGCTCAGATGCAAACACACTCTGGAGCACTGCTGGAGCGATGGTTCAGCGGGTGCTCTTCCCAGAGGGGCATTGAAGCGCAGAATCGGTAAGGCAACTGGAAAGGATGACTCGATGTCGGCTACTGGCTGACAATTCCTAGTTCAGCGGCCGTCCAGTCCAAACGCGTATGGCCGGGTATTGGCGATTTGCAACGAGTCAAACTTTTCTCCGCTTAAGGTCCCGATAAGAGGCTGACGTAGAGCGAATCGACATTCTCATAGGTCGTTGGGGACAACCATGCACGACCGCCAGTGTCGTTTGCTACCTTGTAACTCCACGTCGCTACACGTTGGACAATTTCTATGTCACCTGAAACGCCAGCAAGCAGTCCGATTTCGGCGATTTGATGCTCTTTGAGCACGAGACGTTCGAGCCAGCGTTCCAAGTGTGGTCTCGCCGCGAGCGTGTCAGACTTGCTGCGATTACAGGCCGGATGAGCCAGGACGAAATTGTGTGCCAAGTCCCTTGAGTAAAGCGAGAATGGGACGAAGTGGTCGACGTCTGCGTCGCTGAGCCGTTCTCCGCAGTAGAAGCAACGCGAACCGTCCAGCTTGCGTAACTGAGTGCTGATAATGTCGAGCGACTGTCGCGAAGACGAGAAAAGAAAATCCGCGAGGTCGTCAGCGTTCCCGAGAATCGGGTGATTACGGCGATTTGCCTTTATGTGCGCGACCCATCGGGTCCGTGCCATCTGCTCCACGAGGGTGTAGAAGCGGCGCAGGCAATAGCTGACGCCCGGCTTCAGCGTCACGGAGCCTCTTGAGCGTCGCTCATACAGGAATGGGTCTGTGACTCCGGCAAAGTTTTGGAGGTACTTCAACGGCTGCGCGGACACTACGGATGCCACCTTCGACAACAGTGGTTCATAGCTCGGTAAGCAGGAGGCTTGTAGCGCTGATGATGCTGAGGTACCAGCTCTGAATTCTGAGATTGCATTCAGAATTGCGGCTTGGTCCCCAAGATTCTGAACCAAAACGCCGGGCTGGCTGCCCACATGCCCGGTTCCGTACGGGGTCGCATGTTGCCAGTAGAGATAGACGAATCGCTCTGCAATTTGACGGGTGGTCAACGTGAGTTCGGCCCCGTCGTCGGCGCCGTACTCGACAGCCAATTCTGCGAACGAAATCAGAAGCGCGAATTTATACGTCGCAGCGAAGTCGCCCTCGGCGAACAGTCGTTGAAGCTTCGCGAGAAAAACCAGCTGCGCTTCCGGCGACGGTGGAGGCGGGCTGAAACTCAATCTCGTTGGCTCCAGTAGTCGGCCTTTGCAGGTATTACCCACCGAATGCCGCCGCGCGGGTCTGCTACATCGCCTGTGAAACGAGGTATTAGATGAATGTGCAGATGAGGCACGGTTTGTCCGGCAGCTGGACCATCGTTGATGCCAATGTTGAATCCGTCCGGCTGGAGGGTCGCGAGTGCATGCGCCTTGGCGTGGTCCAGAAGCGTAAGAAGGTCATCACGCTCTTCAGCGCTCACGTCGAAGAACGAACGAACATGGCGCTTGGGGATGACAAGACTGTGTCCAGGTGAAACGGGAAACCCATCCAGAATCCACATGGCATGTCGGTTTTGACCCACGATGCGGCAAGTCGGAATCTCGCAAAACGGACAGGTCTGTGACGACATCGAGGACTTCTTCGAAGACTTGAGGGAGCAGCCCATTTTACCTATCTTTACTGTCGCCGATAACGTCTCAAATCATCTCAGTAAGGTGCACCGTTGTCGATTACCTTGGGCGCACGCGACGACATCGAGCGCTTGCGCAGCATTGTGATGATGCGACGGGTGAGGCCCGGAGGTAGCGAACAGACGCCCGGCCCACAATGGATTGCCGAGGTGGTGGCGTTCGTTTCAATTCGTCTCCGGGGGGAAAGCGCGTTTGGGGCAGCCCCTTTTTCAACAAGCAGCAGAAGTTTCACCGAAATTGAGAAGTTTCAAAAACGATGAAACCGCGTGATACCGGAAGCACGGGGTAACGACAATCATACCGGCTGTGCGGATACGAACAGTTCCTGCGTTGCCCTTGCGCCGAGAACTGCGAGCCGGCACCCAGCCCAATTCGGCCGCCACGGTAGACAGCGCGATAAAGCCGTGTCCGCAGTGGTCCCTGTAGCCCTCGTTGTGAAGGAAGATGACGCCGAAGTCGGCGGTGGACTAATCGGTTCAGTCAGGTAGCCACCGTACGTGTCAGCGTGGCTCAAACACCAACGCCTTTCGAATCTCGTCGGCGTTCTCTTTCAGCCATGCACGACGTTTACCGATGGGCTCACCCGGCAGGCGAGGAAGCCGCTCGTGAAGATGCGGAACGCCTCGCCGCCGGTTTGAACTTCAACTGCCGAAATAGTCCGGCGTGATGTTCATGTGTGCCGGTCGTTATCTCAAGTCCCAACTCGGCGACTTCACATACGTTTAAGATTCAGCAGCGGGACGCCCGCGCTCCGCCGCCGTCTTGAGTGCGCCTACATTCGAGTACCTGACGAGCGTCGCCAACTAGTAACGGGGCGCAGGCGAGAGGTGCGGTGAGGTATCATCACCCTCTTCACTCACCACAGGACGCGAAATCTGATGTCGGCAGATTCCAGCTGGTTGGGTCAAATTGAACGCGAGTGGGCACAACTTCGCCAGTGCGACCCGTCACTCGACGTGGAAAGGTTCTTCCGGCACGTTGTATCAGCAAACAAGGTCGGATTTCTTTCACCTGAATCTATCGCGGCCATTGCGAATGGCCTGCTCACAAGCCCGTTGTCGGGCGCGCCTTATCTCGGCCGGCGACTGCTTGAACGGGTTGGCCCTGGCCGGCATCCCTCCCTCCGGGTCGCGCTTGCACTGTCTCTTGTCACGGAGACAGGTGGGCCTGCGGATTATGAGGGCGGACACGTCATTCTGGGCGACGTGCTGAAGGACGATACCGCGAGCGAGCCGCTGCGCGGCATGGCGGCAGCGGCTATTGCGGACAGTGCGCGGCTTGGTCGTGGCATGGACGCCGACCTTGAGATGGCCAAGGAGATGTATGCCACGGCCTTGGAGCTTGGACACCGGTCAGCCGCGTACAACCTTGGTTTGTACTGGGAGGGGCACTGGGACAGAAGTGCTCCCGGCGACGTCGTTCCAGACAGTGCAAAGGCTGCGCAGGCTTACAAGCGCGGTGGTTCGAACGCAAAATGCGCCGCGCGTCTGGACGCACTGCGGGCGCATTCGCGGTAGACCCCGTTAATCGCGCGTCCCGACGCAACGAAAAGCGAGCTCTGTGCCCTAGCTTACGCGGTCGCTTGAGCAGTCACAGCTTCTGGCGCGGTTGCGACAGGCAACTTCGTAACCGCCTTTTTTGCGCCAACCAATTTCTTCACCGGCGCCTTCTTCGCTACCGCAGTCGTTGTCGCGGGCTTCTTCGCGACGGCTTTCGGCTTGCTCGCAGCGGCAGAATCCGCAACTCCGCTA contains these protein-coding regions:
- a CDS encoding HNH endonuclease; its protein translation is MSFSPPPPSPEAQLVFLAKLQRLFAEGDFAATYKFALLISFAELAVEYGADDGAELTLTTRQIAERFVYLYWQHATPYGTGHVGSQPGVLVQNLGDQAAILNAISEFRAGTSASSALQASCLPSYEPLLSKVASVVSAQPLKYLQNFAGVTDPFLYERRSRGSVTLKPGVSYCLRRFYTLVEQMARTRWVAHIKANRRNHPILGNADDLADFLFSSSRQSLDIISTQLRKLDGSRCFYCGERLSDADVDHFVPFSLYSRDLAHNFVLAHPACNRSKSDTLAARPHLERWLERLVLKEHQIAEIGLLAGVSGDIEIVQRVATWSYKVANDTGGRAWLSPTTYENVDSLYVSLLSGP
- a CDS encoding HIT family protein, with the protein product MWILDGFPVSPGHSLVIPKRHVRSFFDVSAEERDDLLTLLDHAKAHALATLQPDGFNIGINDGPAAGQTVPHLHIHLIPRFTGDVADPRGGIRWVIPAKADYWSQRD
- a CDS encoding SEL1-like repeat protein, with translation MSADSSWLGQIEREWAQLRQCDPSLDVERFFRHVVSANKVGFLSPESIAAIANGLLTSPLSGAPYLGRRLLERVGPGRHPSLRVALALSLVTETGGPADYEGGHVILGDVLKDDTASEPLRGMAAAAIADSARLGRGMDADLEMAKEMYATALELGHRSAAYNLGLYWEGHWDRSAPGDVVPDSAKAAQAYKRGGSNAKCAARLDALRAHSR
- a CDS encoding UvrD-helicase domain-containing protein; this translates as MTNADSENQWIPSPYGRIFTKSKNWVLRLVDGALVLFVDGKVKIRLTLDGKSQPLIKQGVLWADITFRAGQADAIRIDGLPNGQARKLEKTIATCERPYLFDRAYGQILTWLKEGGVHLSQCEQDRRWIPQSWQAAFESRRPHLERSDEDLWRLFRDPSVRARLPGEADYVESVLRIWRRDWPAYWAQKNEEYTRRELVACKDLFDQVESKPLTEEQARAVTCFDDRVLVVASAGSGKTSTMVAKAAYAVHRGIFRPDQILLLAFNKKAADELQERTGNLFIRLGMEDVAVEARTFHSLGLSIIGNATGRKPSVPDWAVDAAAGLRKLEAIVDNLKDRSTEFRTKWDLFRVVFGRDLPEFGSTSDFDGWDRDGNGYVQAIRGERVRSHEERLICDWLFYNGVNYEYEREYEFDTATADHRQYFPDFYYPDIGVYHEHFALNAAGEPPAEFTGYLDGVAWKRAEHKRRGTKLIETTSHQLRTRSLDDVLGKQLTARGVALDPNPDRLIPERGFPPMDNEKLVALVRIFITHAKSNCLTVDALSQRLNVDSSDVLIQRHMMFLEIVGPVLRGWDDALDAEGGIDFEDMLNHAAAHLEAGRYESPFELVMADEFQDASRARARLCRALVNRRGRFFFAVGDDWQSINRFAGSDISVMTDFADWFGNSEVLKLEQTFRCPQELCDVSSRFISKNPNQLTKKVHSVAPAMGPVLKAFQVDNKEELSVAIDTYLAQLYRDLMEGRVPHAREGKVTVFVLGRYNRDISHVPSNWRARYGRLISLSFLSMHRSKGAEADYVILPAMLSRAFPSTRVDDPVLAMAMPTGDTYPLCEERRLFYVALTRARRSVALFTVKGETSSFLNELVKDRALKVEATSGEVIEEERCPACEIGVIVQRTGPYGVFEACSSYPRCEYKPRSGGNGARTRRGFTPTV